GGTCACTGTTCCCTGTTCACTGAACCCAATCCCCTCCTCACCAGTCCCTAATCTCCTCCTAAAGGCGAAATTGGCGCACCATCGAACAATTTTTGCATCCCAGAGATAACAATTTGAGTTCCTGGTTGGAGTCCTTCAGTAACTTCTGTAGTTGTTTCTCGTTCTAAACCGAGTTGAATTGGTTGTTTTTGAGCAATTAACTGTCCTTCTCGATCTACAGGAAGGTAAACAAACCTTTCTTCGCCTTCGTAAACAATAGCCGTTGTCGGGATTACGACTGCATTTGGACGTTCTTCCCAAATAATTCGCGATCGCACAAATTGTCCGTCTCGTAATTCTCCATTAGGGTTGGGAAAGGTAGCTTTCGCGGCGATCGCTTGTGACTCGGTATCTACTTGGGGCGCAATAAAACTAATTCTACCCGTACCCAGATAATTACCTCGAGAATCTTCAGCCTCAACTGTTAATCCTAAACGTAAGTCCGCAGTACGTTCGATGGGAATTGCCAGGCGTAAATCTAAATCTTGGTTGGCGGTAATACTGGTGAGATCGTCGCCACTTTGGAGATATTCGCCTTCTTTGACGGGAATGTCCCCAATTACGCCCGCAAACGGTGCCACAATCGTATTATCTTGCAATTGTTCCTGGAGCAGTTCAACATCTGCTTGACGTTGTTCTAAGGTAGCTTGGGCTTGATTAAATCTTGCTTGAGCGGCGGCAATACGTTGGTTGGTAGCATTAAGAGCAGCCCTAGCCGCTTCTAAATCTCTGGTTACGCGATCTAGTTCTTGTCTTGCTAAGGCTCCTTGTCCCACTAAACCAGAAATTCGCCGATATTGCTCTTGTTGAAGATTAACATCGGCTTGGGCGCTACTGCGTTCGGCGATTAAAGCTTGTAATTCAGCCCTAGCGGTTTCTTGAGCAGCTTGAGCAGCGTTAACGCTGGATCTCGCTCTTTCTATCTCTGTTTGGGTTTGTTCCGCCGAAATTCTCGCGATCGCGCTTCCGGCTGCTACTTGTTGTCCTTCGCGAACGTAAATTTCCTCGATTCTTCCTTCGGTTTCGCTTTCAATACTTGAGGTTCTCTCAGCTTCGAGATTCCCCACAAATTCGGAAGTTTCTTCTACT
The Oscillatoria salina IIICB1 genome window above contains:
- a CDS encoding efflux RND transporter periplasmic adaptor subunit; the protein is MSPQSSKKTIEAPEKQPEVDKDSSLEQEEELKTLVKHRQKSRNWWKIWGAIALLGGLGFGGWWWWQEYNSSSETTTEQSQPRGTPVELGVAETTTVEETSEFVGNLEAERTSSIESETEGRIEEIYVREGQQVAAGSAIARISAEQTQTEIERARSSVNAAQAAQETARAELQALIAERSSAQADVNLQQEQYRRISGLVGQGALARQELDRVTRDLEAARAALNATNQRIAAAQARFNQAQATLEQRQADVELLQEQLQDNTIVAPFAGVIGDIPVKEGEYLQSGDDLTSITANQDLDLRLAIPIERTADLRLGLTVEAEDSRGNYLGTGRISFIAPQVDTESQAIAAKATFPNPNGELRDGQFVRSRIIWEERPNAVVIPTTAIVYEGEERFVYLPVDREGQLIAQKQPIQLGLERETTTEVTEGLQPGTQIVISGMQKLFDGAPISPLGGD